The following are encoded in a window of Parambassis ranga chromosome 15, fParRan2.1, whole genome shotgun sequence genomic DNA:
- the parga gene encoding poly(ADP-ribose) glycohydrolase isoform X1: MDEVMDSQRSLIGEVQPDDLKTDHEQNTRTDQRDELFCGTSKDSVLTEKTQGDNESQNSVDGWMDFGLAGDMSESVPAGSRGGTAHTLCSSVQKSKRPSSPGPHPVKTTCVSALTSNSKLTICLSNSPRKVATTSSDVEMLSPDSPVCKSMMTNNSAGNDCDGSSCPEDFGFTKAHLMELQKSFKDSDCGSLSKERVHLVATGAEDVQITECNGPCNMSQDIIESQTNPHFRRRWLGTPIEELNRIPQCAPPLSHLKVVPSHTVTVRTDLLREGELPVPYPTKFKDAWDDVSVKMPCSEKNTLPTETEDRVQSRWELIHSALRGGFKSCLDVRDAILRYNTAHVKKWDFTALNLLCTEYLEHCEVQHLFEVVLPSMVDLALSATRLCTMPIPLLKSRMNHSLTLSQDQIACLLANAFFCTFPRRNSRKSEYCNYPEINFNRFFEGSSPRKIEKLKTLLCYFRRVTQTKPKGLVTFTRQALNNPPNWESSQTQLTRLHITYEGTIENDGYGMLQVDFANRLVGGGVTGHGLVQEEIRFLINPELIVSRLFTEALEHNECLIITGTEQYSKYSGYAESYKWEGSYKDETPRDDWQRRCTEIVAIDALKYRHFLEQFFPEKMTRELNKAYCGFYRNNANTKHLSAIATGNWGCGAFGGDTRLKALIQCMAAAEAGRDVAYFTFGDVQLMRDVNEMHSFLTENHVTVGKLYSLLNQYFNVACKNCHTARPDITLYRFIYEKVSSPTTTDTLDSAKDSGMSPVTSDSLSTRGRTVT; this comes from the exons ATGGATGAAGTGATGGATTCTCAAAGAAG TTTGATTGGTGAAGTCCAGCCTGATGATTTAAAGACTGATCATGAACAAAATACCCGAACTGATCAAAGAGATGAACTCTTTTGTGGAACTTCAAAAGACTCTGTactaacagagaaaacacagggtGACAATGAGTCTCAAAATtctgtggatggatggatggactttgGACTTGCAGGTGACATGAGTGAATCTGTTCCTGcaggcagcagaggtggcaCAGCTCACACTCTCTGCTCTAGTGTGCAGAAATCTAAGAGGCCCAGTTCACCTGGCCCACACCCTGttaaaacaacatgtgtttctgcaCTCACTTCAAATTCAAAACTCACCATCTGTCTTAGTAATAGCCCCAGAAAGGTTGCAACTACATCCAGCGACGTGGAGATGTTAAGCCCTGACAGTCCAGTCTGTAAATCCATGATGACCAACAACTCTGCAGGCAATGATTGTGATGGCAGTTCTTGTCCAGAAGACTTTGGCTTTACAAAGGCTCACTTGATGGAATTGCAGAAGAGTTTCAAAGACTCTGATTGTGGAAGTTTGTCTAAAGAAAGAGTCCATCTAGTTGCCACAGGAGCTGAGGATGTTCAGATAACAGAGTGCAATGGCCCCTGTAATATGAGCCAAGATATAATTGAAAGCCAAACAAACCCTCATTTTAGAAG AAGATGGTTGGGGACACCCAtagaagagctgaacagaatacCCCAGTGTgcccctcctctgtctcacctGAAAGTAGTGCCTAGTCACACTGTGACAGTCAGG ACAGATCTCCTCCGGGAGGGAGAGCTCCCTGTCCCATACCCCACAAAGTTCAAAGATGCATGGGATGACGTGTCAGTGAAGATGCCCTGTTCTGAGAAGAACACACTTCCTACAGAAACTGAG GATAGAGTCCAAAGTCGGTGGGAGCTAATCCACTCTGCCTTGCGTGGAGGGTTCAAAAGTTGCCTGGATGTGAGG GATGCAATATTGAGGTATAACACAGCCCATGTAAAGAAATGGGACTTCACTGCCCTGAACCTTCTTTGCACAGAG TATCTTGAGCATTGTGAAGTACAGCACCTGTTTGAGGTTGTATTACCTTCCATGGTAGACCTGGCACTCAGCGCTACTCGTCTGTGCACTATG cCAATTCCTCTCCTAAAGTCAAGGATGAACCATTCCCTCACTTTGTCTCAGGATCAAATAGCCTGTCTGCTGGCCAATGCCTTCTTCTGCACATTCCCCCGACGCAACTCTCGCAAGTCTGAGTACTGCAATTATCCTGAGATCAACTTCAACAG GTTTTTTGAAGGATCTTCACCAAGAAAAATTGAGAAGTtgaaaacactgctgtgttaCTTCAGGAGAGTAACACAAACCA agcCCAAAGGCCTGGTTACATTCACAAGACAAGCATTGAACAATCCTCCAAACTGGGAAAG CTCTCAGACTCAGCTGACACGCTTACATATCACTTATGAAGGAACCATTGAAAATGATGGATACGGAATGCTGCAG GTGGACTTTGCAAACAGGCTTGTAGGAGGTGGAGTCACAGGACATGGACTGGTGCAGGAAGAGATCAGGTTTCTCATTAACCCTGAGCTCATTGTCTCTCGCCTCTTCACTGAAGCACTGGAACACAATGAATGCCTCATCATCACAG gaactgaacagtacagtaaatATTCTGGATACGCTGAGAGTTATAAATGGGAGGGCAGCTACAAAGATGAGACGCCCAG GGATGACTGGCAGAGACGATGCACGGAGATTGTCGCCATTGATGCTCTTAAATATCGGCACTTCCTTGAGCAGTTCTTTCCTGAAAAGATGACCAGAGAGCTCAACAAG GCATACTGTGGATTCTATCGAAACAATGCTAACACCAAGCACCTCTCTGCAATAGCCACAGGCAACTGGGGCTGTGGAGCTTTTGGCGGAGACACACGGCTGAAAG cGCTGATTCAGTGtatggcagcagcagaggccgGGAGAGACGTGGCATACTTCACATTTGGAGATGTTCAGCTTATGAGAGACGTCAATGAAATGCACTCTTTTCTCACAGAGAACCACGTCACTGTTG GAAAGCTTTACAGCCTTTTGAACCAGTACTTCAACGTGGCGTGCAAGAACTGCCACACGGCTCGGCCTGACATCACTCTCTACAGATTCATCTATGAGAAAGTCTCCTCCCCTACAACCACTGACACCTTGGACTCAGCTAAGGATTCTGGGATGTCTCCTGTGACGTCAGACTCTCTGTCAACACGGGGGAGGACTGTAACTTAA
- the parga gene encoding poly(ADP-ribose) glycohydrolase isoform X2 has product MDEVMDSQRSLIGEVQPDDLKTDHEQNTRTDQRDELFCGTSKDSVLTEKTQGDNESQNSVDGWMDFGLAGDMSESVPAGSRGGTAHTLCSSVQKSKRPSSPGPHPVKTTCVSALTSNSKLTICLSNSPRKVATTSSDVEMLSPDSPVCKSMMTNNSAGNDCDGSSCPEDFGFTKAHLMELQKSFKDSDCGSLSKERVHLVATGAEDVQITECNGPCNMSQDIIESQTNPHFRRWLGTPIEELNRIPQCAPPLSHLKVVPSHTVTVRTDLLREGELPVPYPTKFKDAWDDVSVKMPCSEKNTLPTETEDRVQSRWELIHSALRGGFKSCLDVRDAILRYNTAHVKKWDFTALNLLCTEYLEHCEVQHLFEVVLPSMVDLALSATRLCTMPIPLLKSRMNHSLTLSQDQIACLLANAFFCTFPRRNSRKSEYCNYPEINFNRFFEGSSPRKIEKLKTLLCYFRRVTQTKPKGLVTFTRQALNNPPNWESSQTQLTRLHITYEGTIENDGYGMLQVDFANRLVGGGVTGHGLVQEEIRFLINPELIVSRLFTEALEHNECLIITGTEQYSKYSGYAESYKWEGSYKDETPRDDWQRRCTEIVAIDALKYRHFLEQFFPEKMTRELNKAYCGFYRNNANTKHLSAIATGNWGCGAFGGDTRLKALIQCMAAAEAGRDVAYFTFGDVQLMRDVNEMHSFLTENHVTVGKLYSLLNQYFNVACKNCHTARPDITLYRFIYEKVSSPTTTDTLDSAKDSGMSPVTSDSLSTRGRTVT; this is encoded by the exons ATGGATGAAGTGATGGATTCTCAAAGAAG TTTGATTGGTGAAGTCCAGCCTGATGATTTAAAGACTGATCATGAACAAAATACCCGAACTGATCAAAGAGATGAACTCTTTTGTGGAACTTCAAAAGACTCTGTactaacagagaaaacacagggtGACAATGAGTCTCAAAATtctgtggatggatggatggactttgGACTTGCAGGTGACATGAGTGAATCTGTTCCTGcaggcagcagaggtggcaCAGCTCACACTCTCTGCTCTAGTGTGCAGAAATCTAAGAGGCCCAGTTCACCTGGCCCACACCCTGttaaaacaacatgtgtttctgcaCTCACTTCAAATTCAAAACTCACCATCTGTCTTAGTAATAGCCCCAGAAAGGTTGCAACTACATCCAGCGACGTGGAGATGTTAAGCCCTGACAGTCCAGTCTGTAAATCCATGATGACCAACAACTCTGCAGGCAATGATTGTGATGGCAGTTCTTGTCCAGAAGACTTTGGCTTTACAAAGGCTCACTTGATGGAATTGCAGAAGAGTTTCAAAGACTCTGATTGTGGAAGTTTGTCTAAAGAAAGAGTCCATCTAGTTGCCACAGGAGCTGAGGATGTTCAGATAACAGAGTGCAATGGCCCCTGTAATATGAGCCAAGATATAATTGAAAGCCAAACAAACCCTCATTTTAGAAG ATGGTTGGGGACACCCAtagaagagctgaacagaatacCCCAGTGTgcccctcctctgtctcacctGAAAGTAGTGCCTAGTCACACTGTGACAGTCAGG ACAGATCTCCTCCGGGAGGGAGAGCTCCCTGTCCCATACCCCACAAAGTTCAAAGATGCATGGGATGACGTGTCAGTGAAGATGCCCTGTTCTGAGAAGAACACACTTCCTACAGAAACTGAG GATAGAGTCCAAAGTCGGTGGGAGCTAATCCACTCTGCCTTGCGTGGAGGGTTCAAAAGTTGCCTGGATGTGAGG GATGCAATATTGAGGTATAACACAGCCCATGTAAAGAAATGGGACTTCACTGCCCTGAACCTTCTTTGCACAGAG TATCTTGAGCATTGTGAAGTACAGCACCTGTTTGAGGTTGTATTACCTTCCATGGTAGACCTGGCACTCAGCGCTACTCGTCTGTGCACTATG cCAATTCCTCTCCTAAAGTCAAGGATGAACCATTCCCTCACTTTGTCTCAGGATCAAATAGCCTGTCTGCTGGCCAATGCCTTCTTCTGCACATTCCCCCGACGCAACTCTCGCAAGTCTGAGTACTGCAATTATCCTGAGATCAACTTCAACAG GTTTTTTGAAGGATCTTCACCAAGAAAAATTGAGAAGTtgaaaacactgctgtgttaCTTCAGGAGAGTAACACAAACCA agcCCAAAGGCCTGGTTACATTCACAAGACAAGCATTGAACAATCCTCCAAACTGGGAAAG CTCTCAGACTCAGCTGACACGCTTACATATCACTTATGAAGGAACCATTGAAAATGATGGATACGGAATGCTGCAG GTGGACTTTGCAAACAGGCTTGTAGGAGGTGGAGTCACAGGACATGGACTGGTGCAGGAAGAGATCAGGTTTCTCATTAACCCTGAGCTCATTGTCTCTCGCCTCTTCACTGAAGCACTGGAACACAATGAATGCCTCATCATCACAG gaactgaacagtacagtaaatATTCTGGATACGCTGAGAGTTATAAATGGGAGGGCAGCTACAAAGATGAGACGCCCAG GGATGACTGGCAGAGACGATGCACGGAGATTGTCGCCATTGATGCTCTTAAATATCGGCACTTCCTTGAGCAGTTCTTTCCTGAAAAGATGACCAGAGAGCTCAACAAG GCATACTGTGGATTCTATCGAAACAATGCTAACACCAAGCACCTCTCTGCAATAGCCACAGGCAACTGGGGCTGTGGAGCTTTTGGCGGAGACACACGGCTGAAAG cGCTGATTCAGTGtatggcagcagcagaggccgGGAGAGACGTGGCATACTTCACATTTGGAGATGTTCAGCTTATGAGAGACGTCAATGAAATGCACTCTTTTCTCACAGAGAACCACGTCACTGTTG GAAAGCTTTACAGCCTTTTGAACCAGTACTTCAACGTGGCGTGCAAGAACTGCCACACGGCTCGGCCTGACATCACTCTCTACAGATTCATCTATGAGAAAGTCTCCTCCCCTACAACCACTGACACCTTGGACTCAGCTAAGGATTCTGGGATGTCTCCTGTGACGTCAGACTCTCTGTCAACACGGGGGAGGACTGTAACTTAA
- the parga gene encoding poly(ADP-ribose) glycohydrolase isoform X3, translating to MPCSEKNTLPTETEDRVQSRWELIHSALRGGFKSCLDVRDAILRYNTAHVKKWDFTALNLLCTEYLEHCEVQHLFEVVLPSMVDLALSATRLCTMPIPLLKSRMNHSLTLSQDQIACLLANAFFCTFPRRNSRKSEYCNYPEINFNRFFEGSSPRKIEKLKTLLCYFRRVTQTKPKGLVTFTRQALNNPPNWESSQTQLTRLHITYEGTIENDGYGMLQVDFANRLVGGGVTGHGLVQEEIRFLINPELIVSRLFTEALEHNECLIITGTEQYSKYSGYAESYKWEGSYKDETPRDDWQRRCTEIVAIDALKYRHFLEQFFPEKMTRELNKAYCGFYRNNANTKHLSAIATGNWGCGAFGGDTRLKALIQCMAAAEAGRDVAYFTFGDVQLMRDVNEMHSFLTENHVTVGKLYSLLNQYFNVACKNCHTARPDITLYRFIYEKVSSPTTTDTLDSAKDSGMSPVTSDSLSTRGRTVT from the exons ATGCCCTGTTCTGAGAAGAACACACTTCCTACAGAAACTGAG GATAGAGTCCAAAGTCGGTGGGAGCTAATCCACTCTGCCTTGCGTGGAGGGTTCAAAAGTTGCCTGGATGTGAGG GATGCAATATTGAGGTATAACACAGCCCATGTAAAGAAATGGGACTTCACTGCCCTGAACCTTCTTTGCACAGAG TATCTTGAGCATTGTGAAGTACAGCACCTGTTTGAGGTTGTATTACCTTCCATGGTAGACCTGGCACTCAGCGCTACTCGTCTGTGCACTATG cCAATTCCTCTCCTAAAGTCAAGGATGAACCATTCCCTCACTTTGTCTCAGGATCAAATAGCCTGTCTGCTGGCCAATGCCTTCTTCTGCACATTCCCCCGACGCAACTCTCGCAAGTCTGAGTACTGCAATTATCCTGAGATCAACTTCAACAG GTTTTTTGAAGGATCTTCACCAAGAAAAATTGAGAAGTtgaaaacactgctgtgttaCTTCAGGAGAGTAACACAAACCA agcCCAAAGGCCTGGTTACATTCACAAGACAAGCATTGAACAATCCTCCAAACTGGGAAAG CTCTCAGACTCAGCTGACACGCTTACATATCACTTATGAAGGAACCATTGAAAATGATGGATACGGAATGCTGCAG GTGGACTTTGCAAACAGGCTTGTAGGAGGTGGAGTCACAGGACATGGACTGGTGCAGGAAGAGATCAGGTTTCTCATTAACCCTGAGCTCATTGTCTCTCGCCTCTTCACTGAAGCACTGGAACACAATGAATGCCTCATCATCACAG gaactgaacagtacagtaaatATTCTGGATACGCTGAGAGTTATAAATGGGAGGGCAGCTACAAAGATGAGACGCCCAG GGATGACTGGCAGAGACGATGCACGGAGATTGTCGCCATTGATGCTCTTAAATATCGGCACTTCCTTGAGCAGTTCTTTCCTGAAAAGATGACCAGAGAGCTCAACAAG GCATACTGTGGATTCTATCGAAACAATGCTAACACCAAGCACCTCTCTGCAATAGCCACAGGCAACTGGGGCTGTGGAGCTTTTGGCGGAGACACACGGCTGAAAG cGCTGATTCAGTGtatggcagcagcagaggccgGGAGAGACGTGGCATACTTCACATTTGGAGATGTTCAGCTTATGAGAGACGTCAATGAAATGCACTCTTTTCTCACAGAGAACCACGTCACTGTTG GAAAGCTTTACAGCCTTTTGAACCAGTACTTCAACGTGGCGTGCAAGAACTGCCACACGGCTCGGCCTGACATCACTCTCTACAGATTCATCTATGAGAAAGTCTCCTCCCCTACAACCACTGACACCTTGGACTCAGCTAAGGATTCTGGGATGTCTCCTGTGACGTCAGACTCTCTGTCAACACGGGGGAGGACTGTAACTTAA